In Chloroflexota bacterium, the DNA window CGTTTCCGTAGACCAGCTTATACAGCGCCGTCGCCATGTGGTGCGGCATACTGCCCAGCTGGACACTACCAAGGTCGGCGTAGTACTCCCGTATACGGGAACCGTAGAGCACCAGCAGATTGGTGATGAAATAGAGCAGAAAGGCGCCCAGTCCAACGAGCACGGCATAATTGCCGCCTCCCTGCCGACCGCCGCCGAAAGCCCCCCGCCACATGGTCGTCCAGGCAATCCAGTACATGATTAAAGGGATAACCGAGATGAGGGTCATAATGGCCATATCGCGGTGCTTGATGTGGGACAGCTCGTGGCCGATAACGGCCCTGAGCTCCTCCTTGTTGAGCAGTTTCATAATACCCTGGGTCACGCAGACGCGACCGTCCCGCTGGGTACGACCAAAGGCAAAGGCGTTTGGGATATTGAGCTGGGAGATACCGACTCTTGGCTTGGGCAGCCCAGCCCTTTCCGCAAGCTCGGCTACCATCTGGTGCAGTTCCGGCGCTTCTTTTTCCGTTACCCACTTAATCTTCATCGACCAGCCAACGAGGGCCGGGCTGACCAGGTACTGTATAAGGAGGAAGCCAAAACCGATAACAAGGTAGGTAATGGCGCTCCCGGCACCCATCCAGGTACCGAGGCCGGTGATGACACC includes these proteins:
- a CDS encoding M48 family metalloprotease; amino-acid sequence: MWLQARMYLLIALLFGILYGVITGLGTWMGAGSAITYLVIGFGFLLIQYLVSPALVGWSMKIKWVTEKEAPELHQMVAELAERAGLPKPRVGISQLNIPNAFAFGRTQRDGRVCVTQGIMKLLNKEELRAVIGHELSHIKHRDMAIMTLISVIPLIMYWIAWTTMWRGAFGGGRQGGGNYAVLVGLGAFLLYFITNLLVLYGSRIREYYADLGSVQLGSMPHHMATALYKLVYGNARMRNSEELRRVEGVKAFFVNDPSRSYYEIKELSQIDLDMSGTIEYDELMELRQKEIKLSRSQKLMEVFTTHPNMLKRIKHLSTLAV